A genomic segment from Modestobacter roseus encodes:
- a CDS encoding helix-turn-helix transcriptional regulator, whose translation MPGTPREELAAFLRSRRRQVDPAAVGLPGAGARRTPGLRREEVALLAGVSHTWYTWLEQGRDIRPSRQVVDAVAGTLQMSAAEHEYVLRLAGHPAATPSGTAGGLPPHLQRLLDALGPSPAYAITPDWSIVGWNDAYARFYPGAADAAEGDRNLLWLVFTDPRVRGLLADWTTDSRRFLTQFRAEVGGRLHDPAVVRLVARLEAASEHFRAGWASHDVDRFTSGERRFAHPEVGELVLEHHQLTPADAPGVHLVVYTAAPGTDAADRLARLAAG comes from the coding sequence GTGCCCGGCACCCCGCGCGAGGAGCTCGCCGCCTTCCTGCGGTCCCGCCGCCGGCAGGTCGACCCGGCCGCCGTCGGCCTGCCCGGGGCCGGCGCCCGGCGCACCCCGGGGCTGCGCCGGGAGGAGGTCGCGCTGCTCGCCGGGGTCAGCCACACCTGGTACACGTGGCTGGAGCAGGGGCGGGACATCCGGCCCTCCCGGCAGGTGGTCGACGCGGTGGCCGGCACGCTGCAGATGTCGGCCGCCGAGCACGAGTACGTGCTGCGGCTGGCCGGGCACCCCGCCGCGACCCCGTCCGGCACCGCCGGCGGCCTGCCGCCGCACCTGCAGCGGCTGCTGGACGCGCTGGGCCCCTCCCCCGCCTACGCGATCACCCCCGACTGGTCGATCGTCGGCTGGAACGACGCCTACGCGCGCTTCTACCCGGGCGCCGCCGACGCCGCCGAGGGCGACCGGAACCTGCTGTGGCTGGTCTTCACCGATCCCCGGGTGCGCGGGCTGCTCGCCGACTGGACCACCGACAGCCGACGCTTCCTCACCCAGTTCCGGGCCGAGGTCGGTGGCCGGCTGCACGACCCGGCCGTGGTGCGCCTGGTGGCCCGCCTGGAGGCGGCCAGCGAGCACTTCCGGGCCGGCTGGGCCAGCCACGACGTCGACCGGTTCACCTCCGGCGAGCGCCGCTTCGCCCATCCCGAGGTCGGTGAGCTCGTGCTGGAGCACCACCAGCTCACCCCCGCCGACGCGCCCGGGGTGCACCTGGTGGTCTACACCGCCGCGCCGGGCACCGACGCCGCCGACCGGCTCGCCCGGCTCGCCGCGGGGTGA
- the ilvD gene encoding dihydroxy-acid dehydratase → MTSTVDDRAEQTTPGAPGIDIKPRSRAVTDGDAKAPARAMLRAVGMGDDDFAKPQIGVASSWNEITPCNLSLDRLAKSAKEGVHAAGGFPLEFGTISVSDGISMGHEGMRASLVSREVIADSVETVMFAERLDGSVLLAGCDKSLPGMLMAAARLDLASVFLYSGSTLPGKLGDKDLTIIDVFEGVGACARGLITREELTAIEKAACPGQGSCGGMYTANTMASVAEALGMSLPGSAAPPAPDRRRDDYAVKSGEAVVELLRTGITARQIMTREAFENAITVVMALGGSTNAVLHLMAIAHEAQVELTLEDFNRIGDRTPHLADVKPFGRFVMTDVDRVGGVPVVLRALLDAGLLHGDTLTVTGKTMAENLAELSPPDPDGAIIHAMNEPIHRTGGLTILRGSLAPDGAVVKSAGFDTDVFEGTARVFDGEQGAMDAVTEGTLQAGDVVVIRYEGPKGGPGMREMLAVTGAIKGAGLGKDVLLLTDGRFSGGTTGLCVGHIAPEATDGGPIAFVQDGDPIRLDLANRTLELLVDDDELARRRTGWAPPAPRYTTGVLGKYAKLVGSAAQGAVCG, encoded by the coding sequence GTGACCAGCACCGTGGACGACCGTGCCGAGCAGACCACCCCGGGTGCACCCGGCATCGACATCAAGCCGCGCAGCCGGGCGGTGACCGACGGGGACGCCAAGGCCCCGGCCCGGGCGATGCTGCGCGCGGTGGGCATGGGCGACGACGACTTCGCCAAGCCGCAGATCGGCGTCGCCTCGTCCTGGAACGAGATCACCCCCTGCAACCTCTCCCTGGACCGGCTGGCCAAGAGCGCCAAGGAGGGGGTGCACGCCGCCGGCGGGTTCCCGCTGGAGTTCGGCACCATCTCGGTCTCCGACGGCATCTCCATGGGGCACGAGGGCATGCGCGCCTCGCTGGTGTCCCGCGAGGTGATCGCCGACTCGGTGGAGACGGTCATGTTCGCCGAGCGGCTGGACGGCTCGGTGCTGCTGGCCGGCTGCGACAAGTCCCTGCCCGGCATGCTGATGGCCGCCGCGCGGCTGGACCTGGCCAGCGTCTTCCTCTACTCCGGGTCCACCCTGCCGGGGAAGCTGGGCGACAAGGACCTCACGATCATCGACGTCTTCGAAGGCGTCGGTGCGTGCGCGCGCGGGCTGATCACCCGCGAGGAGCTCACCGCGATCGAGAAGGCCGCCTGCCCCGGCCAGGGCTCCTGCGGTGGCATGTACACCGCCAACACGATGGCCAGCGTCGCCGAGGCGCTGGGCATGAGCCTGCCCGGCAGCGCCGCCCCGCCGGCCCCGGACCGCCGCCGCGACGACTACGCGGTCAAGTCCGGCGAGGCCGTGGTCGAGCTGCTCCGCACGGGCATCACCGCGCGGCAGATCATGACCCGCGAGGCGTTCGAGAACGCGATCACCGTGGTCATGGCGCTGGGCGGCTCCACCAACGCCGTCCTGCACCTGATGGCGATCGCGCACGAGGCGCAGGTCGAGCTGACGCTGGAGGACTTCAACCGGATCGGCGACCGCACCCCGCACCTGGCCGACGTGAAGCCCTTCGGCCGGTTCGTGATGACCGACGTCGACCGGGTCGGCGGCGTCCCCGTCGTGCTGCGGGCGCTGCTGGACGCAGGCCTGCTGCACGGCGACACCCTCACCGTCACCGGGAAGACCATGGCGGAGAACCTCGCCGAGCTGTCCCCGCCGGACCCCGACGGCGCGATCATCCACGCGATGAACGAGCCGATCCACCGCACCGGCGGCCTGACGATCCTGCGCGGGTCGCTGGCCCCCGACGGCGCGGTGGTCAAGTCCGCCGGCTTCGACACCGACGTGTTCGAGGGCACCGCCCGGGTCTTCGACGGTGAGCAGGGCGCGATGGACGCCGTCACCGAGGGCACGCTGCAGGCCGGGGACGTGGTGGTCATCCGCTACGAGGGCCCCAAGGGCGGCCCGGGGATGCGGGAGATGCTCGCGGTGACCGGCGCGATCAAGGGCGCCGGGCTGGGCAAGGACGTCCTGCTGCTCACCGACGGCCGGTTCTCCGGGGGCACCACCGGCCTCTGCGTCGGGCACATCGCGCCCGAGGCCACCGACGGCGGCCCGATCGCCTTCGTGCAGGACGGCGACCCGATCCGCCTGGACCTGGCCAACCGCACCCTGGAGCTGCTGGTCGACGACGACGAGCTGGCCCGCCGCCGCACGGGGTGGGCGCCGCCCGCGCCCCGCTACACGACCGGCGTGCTCGGCAAGTACGCCAAGCTGGTCGGTTCGGCCGCGCAGGGCGCCGTCTGCGGCTGA
- a CDS encoding putative bifunctional diguanylate cyclase/phosphodiesterase, protein MSAAPVLARQATGVLFGAAVVAVALALLTDLVPPRPAGGVLLGCLALGLWRRQRGDRDRARGFARLLQSPSFARSLAQAGSDAALVLDGTLRISWAAPGLSAATPVDVPLTGSRLADVVHPDDAAGVLAWLTGPSDVPGPTGVHTFRLPVPGVGWRVLEAAATDLRADAEVRALVLHCRDVGARLDRERELSSLAFTDPLTGLPNRAAQQRSLAQLLDRPAGADPSGEVALLVIEVLGLREAGEQAGRDVVDVAVAEVARRLRATVRTEDQVARLSAEAFGVLAHGTGDEPDRLAARCLAVIEAPIGTDAGLVDLTAVVGVVALPPGLTGRQASDRADLAVLDARAAGPGSVRRYRPELTAARDRRDQLRRDLVGARERGELTLVWQPIVSLTDHQVAGVEALLRWRHPVHGEVQPEEFLPVAERAGLVVELQRWLLAEATAGVQQLPQHGPAPLRLGVNVSAAHLAAGTLVADVTTALAASGLSPERLVVEVPEAALDGPHVIDDVTALRLMGVHLALDDFGSGRSALPRLGRLPVDVIKLDRALLAAVDRDAYTRVVCESVVGLGASLGIDVVAEGVETTSQLAVLEGVGCGFAQGFLLSRPVPLGALTELLDAGAGRLWPGLVGRAV, encoded by the coding sequence TTGAGCGCTGCCCCGGTGCTGGCCCGCCAGGCCACCGGGGTGCTGTTCGGCGCCGCCGTGGTCGCGGTCGCCCTCGCACTCCTCACCGACCTGGTGCCGCCCCGGCCGGCCGGCGGCGTGCTGCTCGGCTGCCTGGCCCTCGGGCTCTGGCGCCGGCAGCGCGGTGACCGGGACCGGGCCCGCGGGTTCGCCCGGCTGCTGCAGTCGCCGTCGTTCGCCCGGTCGCTGGCGCAGGCCGGGAGCGACGCGGCGCTCGTGCTCGACGGCACCCTGCGGATCTCCTGGGCCGCCCCCGGGCTGTCGGCGGCCACGCCGGTCGACGTCCCGCTGACCGGCTCCCGGCTGGCCGACGTGGTGCACCCGGACGACGCGGCCGGGGTGCTGGCGTGGCTGACCGGCCCGTCGGACGTCCCCGGCCCCACCGGGGTGCACACCTTCCGGCTGCCCGTGCCCGGCGTGGGCTGGCGGGTGCTGGAGGCGGCGGCCACCGACCTGCGCGCCGACGCGGAGGTGCGGGCACTGGTGCTGCACTGCCGGGACGTGGGCGCGCGCCTGGACCGGGAGCGCGAGCTGAGCTCCCTGGCCTTCACCGACCCCCTGACCGGGCTGCCCAACCGGGCGGCCCAGCAGCGCTCGCTGGCGCAGCTCCTCGACCGGCCGGCCGGTGCGGACCCCTCCGGTGAGGTGGCGCTGCTGGTCATCGAGGTGCTGGGGTTGCGCGAGGCCGGCGAGCAGGCCGGCCGGGACGTCGTGGACGTCGCCGTCGCCGAGGTCGCCCGCCGGCTGCGCGCCACCGTGCGCACCGAGGACCAGGTCGCCCGGCTCTCCGCCGAGGCGTTCGGCGTGCTCGCCCACGGCACCGGCGACGAGCCGGACCGCCTCGCCGCACGCTGCCTGGCCGTCATCGAGGCGCCGATCGGCACCGATGCCGGCCTGGTCGACCTCACCGCCGTCGTCGGCGTCGTGGCGCTGCCGCCCGGCCTCACCGGCCGCCAGGCCAGTGACCGGGCCGACCTGGCCGTGCTCGACGCCCGCGCGGCGGGGCCGGGCTCGGTGCGCCGTTACCGCCCGGAGCTGACCGCCGCCCGGGACCGCCGGGACCAGCTGCGCCGCGACCTGGTCGGCGCCCGCGAACGGGGTGAGCTCACGCTCGTCTGGCAGCCCATCGTGTCCCTGACCGACCACCAGGTCGCCGGGGTGGAGGCGCTGCTGCGCTGGCGGCACCCGGTGCACGGCGAGGTGCAGCCGGAGGAGTTCCTGCCGGTCGCCGAGCGCGCCGGTCTGGTGGTCGAGCTGCAGCGCTGGCTGCTGGCCGAGGCCACCGCCGGGGTGCAGCAGCTGCCGCAGCACGGCCCGGCGCCGCTCCGGCTCGGGGTCAACGTCTCCGCCGCCCACCTGGCCGCCGGCACGCTGGTCGCCGACGTCACGACCGCGCTGGCAGCCAGCGGGCTGTCGCCCGAGCGGCTCGTGGTGGAGGTGCCCGAGGCGGCCCTGGACGGCCCGCACGTGATCGACGACGTGACCGCGCTGCGGCTGATGGGGGTGCACCTGGCCCTCGACGACTTCGGCAGCGGCCGGTCCGCCCTGCCGCGGCTGGGTCGGCTCCCGGTCGACGTGATCAAGCTCGACCGGGCGCTGCTGGCCGCCGTCGACCGGGACGCCTACACCCGGGTGGTGTGCGAGTCCGTCGTCGGCCTGGGCGCATCGCTGGGCATCGACGTGGTCGCCGAGGGCGTGGAGACCACCAGCCAGCTCGCCGTGCTGGAGGGCGTCGGCTGCGGCTTCGCGCAGGGCTTCCTGCTCTCCCGGCCCGTCCCGCTCGGTGCGCTCACCGAGCTGCTGGACGCTGGCGCGGGGCGGCTGTGGCCCGGGCTCGTCGGGCGGGCGGTGTGA
- a CDS encoding PH domain-containing protein, translating to MADVRTARMRMSRTALLPVGLLAIGVLPLATATAWLLLLLVVPLVLGLWVLRVGVDVGPDGMTARSLAGRRLVPWAELAGVRVAEDRALWLVTTGGSEVRLPVLRARDLPRLAALTGGRIPAP from the coding sequence ATGGCGGACGTGAGGACGGCGCGGATGCGGATGAGCCGGACGGCGCTGCTGCCGGTGGGCCTGCTGGCCATCGGGGTGCTGCCGCTGGCGACCGCCACGGCCTGGCTGCTGCTCCTGCTGGTGGTGCCGCTGGTGCTCGGCCTGTGGGTGCTCCGGGTCGGCGTCGACGTCGGCCCCGACGGGATGACCGCCCGCTCCCTGGCCGGCCGGCGGCTGGTGCCCTGGGCCGAGCTGGCCGGCGTGCGGGTGGCCGAGGACCGCGCACTGTGGCTGGTCACGACCGGCGGCAGCGAGGTGCGCCTGCCGGTGCTGCGGGCCCGCGACCTGCCCCGGCTGGCCGCGCTGACCGGCGGGCGCATCCCCGCCCCCTGA
- a CDS encoding putative bifunctional diguanylate cyclase/phosphodiesterase encodes MAPPATGTWPRTTVLVALAAVAAGLAALPVLAPAGLSRHAGPLLAGATTLIVGVLVHRHSRRPGAVSPGVWRTFAVITALVGAGQLIRGVTGAGVNPQTGGPADVALAATAPLALVLWYLLARAAGGRASLQVALDGAVALIALGVLVEVVLPAVAPRAAGADRLLTSGYPAASAVLVAVGLVTLASVGPARRRAAGWLLLALGALAVTLTSGSIAAAEPAAGWDALTAVAYVAGLAATTLALDADPGPGTDEDADPVVTPLAGVLVSYCLAFGVVLLLLAGWAGGRPISVLEAVATGVLLAATLARTLLWAADATRLTRQVLRAEAYFRTLVHSAADITIVLDQRGAITWASGAGKGPAAWAARDLEGRPLLDFVHPEDRADLVRVLAAADLDDPSGRSFRLRTRDGGWRPFEPVRVIPSEALHAAPEGAPRGAARGGNGLVLHLRDVDDRRSVELELERLAYTDYLTGLPNRARLMAALAGARSRAAAGEAGCLLLLDLDGFKAVNDVAGHEAGDLLLIEVADRLRATVRDRDLVGRLGGDEFAVVVRGGLSEATALAERVVTELAGVHRAVPTPGADPDLVFDVSCSIGVTALDPVDEVAVTIRSADLALRAAKAAGKGCVRRHGEAADSATGRRTRLARDLPDALARGELRLEYQPVVGTVERRVLGVEALLRWDHPVLGPVPPAEFVPLAEDDGLIVPLQRWVLEQATAELAGLLRQGRDLQLGVNISVRHLQSGSLVPDVAAALARSGLPPRRLMLEVAESLFLGQPDRADGDLQTLHDMGCVISLDDFGRGYSTFAHLTRLPVDVLKMDREFLAGIEADERSAALVHTVIELGRRLSIDVVAEGVETPGELAALQVLGCRYLQGHLLGRPVGPEGLAAVIDSFDATLLDGEPAAAGGR; translated from the coding sequence GTGGCGCCGCCGGCGACCGGCACGTGGCCGCGCACCACGGTGCTGGTCGCGCTGGCCGCCGTCGCCGCGGGGCTGGCCGCGCTCCCCGTCCTGGCGCCCGCCGGCCTGTCCCGCCACGCCGGCCCGCTGCTGGCGGGGGCGACCACCCTGATCGTGGGCGTGCTGGTGCACCGGCACAGCCGCCGTCCCGGCGCCGTGTCCCCGGGCGTGTGGCGAACCTTCGCGGTCATCACCGCCCTGGTCGGGGCCGGACAGCTGATCCGCGGCGTGACCGGCGCCGGGGTCAACCCGCAGACCGGAGGGCCGGCCGACGTGGCGCTGGCCGCCACTGCACCGCTCGCCCTGGTGCTGTGGTACCTGCTCGCGCGTGCCGCGGGCGGGCGGGCGAGCCTGCAGGTGGCCCTCGACGGCGCCGTCGCGCTGATCGCCCTCGGTGTCCTGGTCGAGGTGGTGCTCCCCGCGGTCGCCCCGCGGGCGGCCGGTGCCGATCGGCTGCTTACCTCCGGGTACCCGGCGGCCAGCGCGGTGCTCGTCGCGGTCGGGCTGGTCACGCTGGCCTCGGTGGGTCCGGCACGCCGCCGGGCCGCCGGCTGGCTGCTGCTCGCGCTCGGTGCGTTGGCGGTGACGTTGACCAGCGGGTCGATCGCGGCCGCGGAGCCTGCCGCGGGGTGGGACGCACTGACCGCCGTGGCCTACGTGGCTGGCCTGGCGGCCACGACGCTGGCGCTCGACGCGGACCCGGGCCCGGGCACCGACGAGGACGCCGACCCGGTGGTCACCCCGCTGGCGGGGGTGCTGGTCAGCTACTGCCTGGCGTTCGGGGTCGTCCTCCTGCTGCTGGCCGGGTGGGCCGGCGGGCGGCCGATCAGCGTGCTGGAGGCGGTGGCGACCGGGGTTCTGCTGGCCGCCACCCTGGCCCGCACGCTGCTCTGGGCCGCCGACGCCACCCGGCTGACCCGTCAGGTGCTGCGCGCCGAGGCGTACTTCCGCACGCTGGTGCACAGCGCCGCGGACATCACCATCGTGCTGGACCAGCGGGGCGCGATCACCTGGGCGTCCGGGGCCGGCAAGGGTCCGGCTGCCTGGGCCGCGCGCGACCTGGAAGGACGGCCGCTGCTGGACTTCGTCCACCCCGAGGACCGCGCCGACCTGGTGCGCGTGCTGGCCGCCGCCGACCTGGACGACCCGAGCGGCCGCTCCTTCCGGCTCCGCACCCGCGACGGCGGGTGGCGGCCGTTCGAGCCGGTCCGGGTCATCCCGTCGGAGGCGCTGCACGCCGCCCCCGAGGGCGCCCCGCGCGGCGCGGCTCGCGGCGGGAACGGGCTGGTGCTCCACCTGCGCGACGTCGACGACCGGCGCTCGGTCGAGCTGGAGCTCGAGCGGCTGGCCTACACCGACTACCTGACCGGGCTGCCCAACCGGGCCCGCCTGATGGCAGCGCTGGCCGGGGCCCGCAGCCGTGCGGCCGCCGGCGAGGCCGGCTGCCTGCTCCTGCTGGACCTGGACGGCTTCAAGGCGGTCAACGACGTCGCCGGGCACGAGGCGGGTGACCTGCTGCTGATCGAGGTCGCCGACCGGCTCCGCGCCACCGTCCGCGACCGTGACCTGGTCGGCCGGCTCGGCGGCGACGAGTTCGCCGTCGTGGTGCGCGGTGGGCTGTCGGAGGCGACGGCGCTGGCCGAGCGGGTGGTCACCGAGCTCGCCGGCGTGCACCGGGCGGTGCCGACGCCGGGTGCGGACCCGGACCTGGTCTTCGACGTCTCCTGCAGCATCGGGGTGACCGCGCTCGACCCGGTCGACGAGGTGGCCGTGACCATCCGCTCCGCCGACCTCGCGCTGCGGGCGGCCAAGGCGGCCGGCAAGGGCTGCGTGCGCCGCCACGGCGAGGCGGCCGACAGCGCGACCGGCCGGCGCACCCGGCTCGCCCGGGACCTGCCCGACGCGCTGGCCCGGGGCGAGCTGCGGCTGGAGTACCAACCGGTCGTCGGCACCGTGGAACGCCGGGTGCTGGGCGTGGAGGCGCTGCTGCGCTGGGACCACCCGGTGCTCGGGCCGGTGCCGCCGGCGGAGTTCGTCCCGCTGGCCGAGGACGACGGGCTGATCGTGCCGCTGCAGCGCTGGGTGCTGGAGCAGGCCACCGCGGAGCTCGCCGGGCTGCTGCGCCAGGGGCGGGACCTGCAGCTGGGGGTGAACATCAGCGTCCGGCACCTGCAGTCGGGCAGCCTGGTCCCCGACGTCGCCGCGGCGCTGGCGCGCTCCGGGCTGCCCCCGCGGCGGCTGATGCTGGAGGTCGCCGAGTCGCTCTTCCTCGGCCAGCCCGACCGGGCCGACGGCGACCTGCAGACGCTGCACGACATGGGCTGCGTGATCTCCCTGGACGACTTCGGCCGCGGCTACTCGACGTTCGCCCACCTCACCCGGCTCCCGGTGGACGTGCTCAAGATGGACCGGGAGTTCCTGGCCGGCATCGAGGCCGACGAGCGCAGCGCCGCCCTGGTGCACACGGTCATCGAGCTGGGCCGCCGGCTCTCGATCGACGTCGTCGCCGAGGGGGTGGAGACGCCGGGGGAGCTGGCCGCGCTGCAGGTGCTGGGCTGCCGGTACCTGCAGGGCCACCTGCTCGGGCGGCCCGTCGGACCCGAGGGCCTGGCAGCGGTCATCGACTCCTTCGACGCCACGCTCCTCGACGGCGAGCCGGCCGCCGCGGGCGGCCGCTGA